In Methanomicrobium antiquum, one DNA window encodes the following:
- the asnB gene encoding asparagine synthase (glutamine-hydrolyzing) has translation MCGIAGQYAFLGHKPDKKLLNDMSQSLIHRGPDDSGVYISDKAGLIHRRLSIIDLSSEGKQPMSNEDETLWLVFNGEIYNYQELREELKGYGHIFRTKTDSEVIIHAFEEWGHKCLERFNGMWAFAIWDETNNELFCARDRIGIKPFYYSYTDEGLIFASEIKALCKNPKTGERVNEAKFVTFLKWGLSDYDNETMFDGIFQLLPAHFMRVSNDTVEIGKYWNTKPSKDAVSKNISDEELSNTFLDLLRDSVKLHLRSDVSIGTCLSGGLDSSTITALINEIKKDEISKSLNKRPEERNSSQKTFSAVFSDKRFDESDFIKTVVNSADVDAHYISPNPKELWSEIDNLIYSNDEPFMQLTLYSQYCVMRDIGKNVKVVLDGQGADEMLGGYIAYFYCHIKDLMIKGHIIKALSEGFGILKNHRSFVKYATGQFFIRKKRRGLIRGDEIPLKRYQGSLNEALDSDLKATNLPYLLHWEDRTSMAFSVEARVPFLDYRVVEFLTSLPADQKIRKGVTKYILRKAIKGIVPEEIRCRMDKKGFSTPEEVWMKEDLKEDILNVINSESFRSRKYWNPEEVKEEYNDFLSGNTGYSSEIWRIVCGELWLRLFFDSRLNGCALPDPHIFSKVQKS, from the coding sequence ATGTGTGGAATCGCCGGCCAGTATGCCTTTTTAGGTCACAAACCTGACAAAAAACTCCTGAATGATATGTCACAGTCTCTTATTCACAGAGGCCCTGATGATTCAGGAGTATATATTAGTGATAAAGCAGGGCTGATTCACAGAAGGCTTTCAATAATTGATCTTTCTTCTGAAGGAAAACAACCGATGTCAAACGAAGATGAGACATTATGGCTTGTATTCAACGGCGAAATTTACAATTACCAGGAGTTAAGAGAAGAACTAAAAGGTTATGGGCACATATTCAGAACAAAAACCGACAGCGAAGTAATTATCCATGCATTCGAGGAATGGGGTCACAAATGTCTTGAAAGATTCAACGGCATGTGGGCTTTTGCAATATGGGATGAGACAAATAATGAGCTGTTTTGTGCCCGCGACAGAATAGGGATTAAACCTTTTTACTATTCATATACAGATGAGGGTCTGATATTTGCATCAGAGATAAAGGCGCTTTGCAAAAATCCTAAAACAGGTGAGAGAGTAAACGAGGCGAAATTTGTAACTTTCTTAAAATGGGGTCTTTCAGACTACGATAATGAAACTATGTTTGACGGAATTTTTCAGCTTTTACCTGCTCATTTCATGAGAGTTTCAAACGATACTGTGGAGATTGGAAAATACTGGAATACAAAGCCTTCAAAAGATGCAGTTTCTAAGAATATCTCAGATGAAGAACTTTCAAATACTTTCCTTGACCTTCTTCGTGACTCTGTGAAACTGCATCTAAGAAGCGATGTTTCTATAGGAACATGCCTTTCAGGCGGCCTTGATTCATCAACAATTACAGCCCTTATAAACGAGATTAAAAAGGATGAAATTTCCAAAAGTCTAAATAAAAGACCTGAGGAGAGAAATTCATCCCAAAAAACATTTTCCGCTGTTTTTTCTGACAAAAGATTTGATGAGAGTGATTTTATAAAGACTGTAGTAAATTCAGCAGATGTTGATGCACACTACATAAGTCCCAACCCAAAAGAGCTCTGGAGCGAGATTGACAACCTCATATACTCAAACGATGAGCCGTTTATGCAGTTAACTCTTTACTCACAATACTGTGTGATGAGAGATATCGGAAAAAATGTTAAGGTAGTTCTTGACGGCCAGGGTGCAGATGAGATGCTTGGCGGATACATTGCTTACTTTTACTGCCACATAAAAGATCTGATGATAAAAGGGCACATAATAAAAGCACTGTCCGAAGGGTTTGGAATACTAAAAAACCACAGGAGTTTTGTTAAATATGCAACAGGCCAGTTTTTTATCCGCAAAAAAAGAAGAGGACTTATCAGGGGAGATGAGATTCCCTTAAAAAGATACCAGGGAAGTCTAAACGAGGCTTTGGACAGTGATCTTAAAGCTACAAATCTGCCATATCTTCTGCACTGGGAAGACAGGACTTCAATGGCATTTTCGGTTGAGGCAAGAGTGCCATTTTTGGATTACAGAGTTGTTGAATTTTTAACCTCACTTCCTGCTGATCAGAAGATAAGAAAAGGTGTTACAAAATACATCTTAAGAAAAGCAATAAAAGGAATTGTTCCTGAAGAAATACGCTGTAGGATGGATAAGAAGGGCTTTTCAACACCTGAAGAGGTCTGGATGAAAGAGGACTTAAAAGAAGATATTCTTAATGTCATAAACTCTGAGTCATTCAGGAGCAGAAAATACTGGAACCCTGAGGAAGTAAAAGAAGAGTACAATGATTTTCTGTCAGGAAATACCGGATATTCCTCAGAAATCTGGAGAATTGTATGTGGAGAGCTGTGGCTCAGATTATTCTTTGACAGCCGCCTAAATGGATGTGCTCTCCCAGACCCTCATATCTTTTCCAAGGTGCAAAAGTCCTGA
- a CDS encoding glycosyltransferase codes for MVFSFSSPLAILIFALAFLLILVAAFPYLYYLFGIRFGKKSKKTAVPDILPNLSIIISAYNESAVIKKRIENIALSDYPKEKYKILFIDDCSTDDTGALAKEAFVENNLSFEIFVNTERKGTNRSYNLAIKKAQTDIIVTTDANKFFREDTLKILISGLLSDEKIAAVCAEVRPLPKSSSENLAGMESIYRSFYGRMCDWESAADSTYNFNGALVAFKKEIILSINERKGADDANTAFEAIRKGYRAVYEVDAVVFEKVPQNINKQYKQKIRRAKRLIEATLANTDLLKEKRLFSRRFYPLRIMMYVFCPTLFFAGAILFLAGVFLINPLWTFILIASGVLFLFFFRKNIISAFVLNQFYLVSGLLHLGKDMRVWESTSI; via the coding sequence ATGGTGTTTAGTTTTTCATCCCCCCTGGCGATTTTAATATTTGCTTTGGCTTTTCTTTTGATTTTAGTCGCGGCATTTCCATATCTATATTATCTTTTTGGAATAAGGTTTGGGAAAAAATCCAAAAAAACAGCCGTTCCCGACATTCTTCCCAATCTGAGCATAATAATCTCTGCATACAATGAATCAGCAGTAATCAAAAAAAGAATTGAAAACATTGCACTGTCTGATTATCCAAAGGAAAAATACAAGATTTTATTCATAGACGACTGTTCAACAGATGATACCGGTGCTCTTGCAAAGGAAGCATTTGTGGAGAATAATCTATCTTTTGAGATTTTTGTCAATACCGAAAGAAAAGGAACAAACAGATCATATAATCTTGCGATAAAAAAAGCACAGACTGATATAATAGTTACAACTGACGCAAATAAATTTTTCAGGGAAGATACTTTAAAAATTTTAATATCGGGGCTTTTAAGCGATGAAAAAATAGCCGCAGTCTGTGCTGAAGTCCGGCCTTTGCCTAAATCTTCTTCTGAAAACCTTGCCGGAATGGAGAGTATCTACAGGAGTTTTTATGGGCGTATGTGCGACTGGGAAAGTGCGGCTGACTCTACATATAACTTCAACGGAGCACTTGTAGCTTTTAAAAAAGAGATCATCCTTTCTATTAATGAAAGAAAAGGTGCTGATGATGCAAATACTGCATTTGAAGCAATTAGAAAAGGATACCGGGCAGTATATGAGGTTGATGCCGTAGTCTTTGAAAAAGTGCCTCAAAATATAAATAAGCAGTACAAACAAAAAATTCGCCGTGCAAAAAGGCTGATTGAGGCAACGCTTGCAAACACTGATCTCTTAAAGGAAAAAAGACTGTTTTCAAGACGTTTTTACCCTCTAAGAATTATGATGTATGTTTTCTGCCCCACGCTTTTCTTTGCAGGCGCAATATTATTCCTTGCAGGTGTATTTTTGATAAATCCGTTATGGACTTTTATTCTGATTGCTTCAGGAGTTTTATTTCTGTTTTTTTTCAGAAAAAATATAATATCTGCATTTGTATTAAACCAGTTTTACCTGGTCTCAGGACTTTTGCACCTTGGAAAAGATATGAGGGTCTGGGAGAGCACATCCATTTAG
- a CDS encoding tRNA(Ile)(2)-agmatinylcytidine synthase: MGYIKIGIDDTDSPDGMCTTYLGALLCESLEDEGFKITEKILARLNPNAPFKTRGNAAVCIVAEEKSGEDMKNAFNIACSLVERFSEFDCEKTNPGVVVCSLTSDEDLNNSVPDELFRFYKKALCDFCTIKEAEELLEKYGFLYKGWKNKRGLIGALAAVSAEFDDFTYEILAYRNQFSKGIRTVKKDTIFLAEEKTYPHTWDSVDFENNVVVCVPHTPDPVLFGIRGETPDWVRKARSYIISEEPEREIVYKTNQGTDAHLIDSDISDILDGRSYKLKGFVSNMPVTGEGGHVSFKLTENSGGRSDGDESGKSVRCMAYEPTKGFRDIVRALRPGDSVMVCGSYKNESINLEKIYVESLSDDIIKKPPVCPECKKRMTSAGKDKGYKCRVCNKKSDIPEIIIAGRKIAPGWYEVPPVARRHLSMPLVRKAVHDVCKIQDSKIKSGNM; the protein is encoded by the coding sequence TTGGGATACATAAAAATAGGAATTGACGACACTGACTCGCCTGACGGAATGTGCACTACATATCTGGGTGCTCTTTTGTGCGAAAGTCTGGAAGATGAGGGCTTTAAAATAACAGAGAAGATTCTGGCCCGCTTAAATCCTAATGCACCATTTAAGACACGCGGAAATGCAGCTGTATGCATTGTTGCAGAAGAGAAATCCGGAGAGGATATGAAAAATGCATTTAATATTGCATGTTCTCTTGTAGAGAGATTTTCAGAGTTTGACTGCGAAAAGACAAATCCCGGTGTTGTTGTGTGCAGTCTGACGTCTGATGAGGATTTGAATAATTCTGTTCCGGATGAGCTTTTCAGGTTTTATAAAAAGGCCCTTTGTGATTTCTGCACAATAAAAGAGGCTGAAGAGCTTTTGGAGAAATATGGGTTTTTGTATAAGGGATGGAAGAACAAAAGAGGTCTCATTGGCGCTCTTGCCGCTGTTTCAGCAGAATTTGATGACTTTACATATGAGATTTTAGCATATAGAAATCAGTTTTCAAAGGGTATAAGGACGGTTAAAAAGGATACAATATTTTTGGCGGAAGAGAAAACATATCCTCATACATGGGATTCTGTGGATTTTGAGAACAATGTTGTCGTCTGTGTACCGCACACCCCTGACCCTGTTTTATTCGGAATCAGAGGTGAGACGCCTGACTGGGTCAGAAAAGCCCGTTCATATATAATATCTGAAGAGCCTGAGCGTGAGATTGTCTATAAAACAAATCAGGGAACTGATGCGCATTTAATCGACTCTGATATATCAGATATCCTTGACGGCCGCTCCTATAAATTAAAGGGTTTTGTCTCAAATATGCCTGTGACCGGAGAGGGAGGACATGTCTCTTTTAAATTAACTGAAAATTCTGGCGGGAGATCTGATGGAGATGAATCAGGAAAATCTGTCAGATGCATGGCATATGAACCGACAAAGGGATTTCGGGATATTGTAAGAGCACTAAGACCGGGTGATTCTGTAATGGTATGTGGAAGTTATAAAAACGAAAGCATAAATCTTGAGAAAATATATGTTGAGTCTCTAAGTGATGATATAATAAAAAAGCCTCCTGTTTGTCCCGAATGCAAAAAAAGGATGACCAGTGCCGGAAAAGACAAAGGTTACAAATGCCGTGTTTGCAATAAAAAATCAGATATTCCTGAGATTATTATTGCCGGGAGAAAAATTGCCCCGGGATGGTATGAGGTGCCTCCGGTTGCAAGGCGGCATCTTTCAATGCCACTTGTAAGGAAGGCTGTGCATGATGTTTGTAAAATTCAAGATTCAAAAATAAAATCCGGCAATATGTAA
- a CDS encoding transcriptional regulator encodes MSHERLLQSVVSVLIMAGYNVSERCGMRPRSFDLIARKGDNLLIIKIVPHIDSVGEESAHDLAVIARHLNAKPFIIGEKARDFELERGAVYLRYGIIATSVTTLYDFFVDEVPPLVYAQPGGLYVNINGGKLRDVRERHNMSLGDLAGSLGVSRRTISKYESGMSTTLDIAIKLEEIFDTAIVEAINLLSHSHVSDFEDDSHSESIKKDGSNIPQDFERMGMQTHTMQRAPFEALCIYEEKTILTGYGTAQKTLRRAALIGNISDITSSKAVCVLTDYKKRKKVGKTLIIGEEELSTLNEGSELIELIDE; translated from the coding sequence ATGTCTCATGAAAGACTCCTTCAAAGCGTTGTAAGCGTGCTTATTATGGCCGGATACAATGTTTCCGAGCGCTGCGGGATGCGCCCGCGCAGTTTTGACCTGATTGCGCGTAAAGGTGATAACTTACTTATCATAAAGATAGTGCCGCATATTGACAGTGTCGGAGAGGAGAGTGCACACGACCTTGCAGTTATTGCAAGACATCTGAATGCAAAACCGTTTATCATAGGCGAAAAAGCCAGGGATTTTGAGCTTGAAAGAGGAGCTGTATACCTAAGGTACGGAATTATTGCAACTAGTGTTACAACGCTATATGACTTTTTCGTAGATGAAGTTCCCCCTCTTGTTTATGCACAACCCGGAGGCCTTTATGTTAACATAAACGGCGGAAAACTAAGAGATGTGCGTGAACGCCACAATATGTCACTTGGGGATCTGGCAGGATCTCTTGGTGTTTCAAGAAGGACAATTTCAAAATATGAAAGCGGCATGAGCACAACCCTTGATATTGCAATAAAGCTTGAGGAGATTTTTGATACTGCAATTGTTGAAGCAATAAACCTGCTCTCACACAGCCACGTCAGTGATTTTGAAGATGACAGCCATTCCGAAAGCATCAAAAAGGACGGCTCTAACATCCCGCAGGACTTCGAAAGGATGGGAATGCAGACTCATACAATGCAGAGAGCTCCATTTGAGGCTTTGTGCATTTATGAAGAAAAGACCATATTAACCGGATATGGAACTGCGCAAAAAACACTCAGACGCGCTGCGCTGATTGGAAACATATCTGATATCACAAGCTCAAAGGCAGTCTGTGTACTCACCGACTACAAAAAAAGAAAGAAGGTAGGCAAGACTCTTATTATCGGCGAAGAAGAACTCTCCACACTAAACGAGGGCTCGGAACTTATAGAGCTCATCGACGAGTGA
- the thsA gene encoding thermosome subunit alpha, with the protein MVANLGGQPIFILKEGSQRTRGRDAQSGNIAAAKAVAGAVRTTLGPKGMDKMLVDTIGDVVITNDGVTILKEMDIEHPAAKMMVEVAKTQDDEVGDGTTSAVVIAGELLKRAEDLLEQDVHPTVIAHGYRLAADKAQQIIKEISIDIKPTDIAMLKKIADTAMTGKGAEAAKDKLNELVVKAITMVADEDGTVDTDFVKVEKKVGGTIDDSELIEGVVIDKERVHPSMPKKVENAKILLLNAPVEFKKTEVDAEISITSPDQLQMFLDEEEKMIKAMVDKVVKSGANVLVCQKGIDDIAQHYLAKAKVLAIRRVKKSDLEKLARATGASVISSIDAIDAAELGKAGLVEEKKVGGEDMIFVTQCENPKACTLIVRGGTEHVVDELDRALEDALRVVSVAVEDKKFVAGGGAPEVELSLRLREFAATQEGRAQLAIEAFAGALEIIPRTLAENAGLDPIDMLVELRSEHENGHKTYGLNVFEAKAVDMLEVGVIEPMRVKTQAIASAAEAAVMILRIDDVIAASKMGGGGAPSPEEMAAMGGMGGMGGMPPGMM; encoded by the coding sequence ATGGTAGCAAATCTTGGCGGACAGCCAATTTTCATTCTGAAAGAAGGCAGCCAGCGTACACGCGGACGCGATGCGCAGAGCGGCAATATTGCAGCAGCAAAGGCTGTTGCAGGTGCAGTCAGAACAACACTCGGTCCAAAAGGCATGGACAAGATGCTCGTTGACACAATCGGTGATGTTGTAATCACAAACGATGGTGTCACAATCTTAAAAGAGATGGATATCGAGCACCCTGCGGCAAAGATGATGGTCGAGGTTGCAAAGACACAGGACGACGAGGTCGGAGACGGTACAACATCTGCTGTTGTAATTGCAGGTGAACTTTTAAAGCGTGCAGAAGATCTCCTCGAACAGGATGTTCACCCGACAGTTATTGCACACGGATACAGACTTGCGGCTGACAAAGCACAGCAGATTATAAAAGAGATTTCAATCGACATCAAGCCAACCGACATTGCAATGTTAAAGAAGATTGCAGACACAGCAATGACCGGTAAAGGCGCTGAAGCCGCAAAAGACAAATTAAACGAACTTGTCGTAAAAGCAATCACAATGGTTGCAGATGAGGACGGAACTGTTGACACAGACTTTGTCAAAGTTGAGAAAAAAGTCGGCGGCACAATCGATGACTCCGAACTTATCGAGGGTGTTGTAATTGACAAGGAACGTGTCCACCCCTCAATGCCAAAGAAGGTTGAAAACGCAAAGATTCTTCTCTTAAATGCTCCTGTTGAATTCAAGAAGACAGAAGTCGATGCAGAAATTTCAATCACATCACCTGACCAGCTTCAGATGTTCCTCGATGAGGAAGAGAAGATGATTAAGGCAATGGTTGACAAGGTAGTCAAATCCGGAGCAAACGTTCTTGTCTGCCAGAAGGGTATTGATGACATCGCACAGCACTACCTTGCAAAGGCAAAAGTCCTTGCAATACGCCGTGTTAAGAAATCAGATCTTGAAAAACTCGCCCGTGCAACCGGTGCATCCGTTATCTCATCAATTGATGCAATTGATGCAGCAGAGCTTGGAAAAGCAGGCCTTGTAGAAGAGAAGAAGGTCGGCGGCGAGGATATGATCTTTGTCACACAGTGCGAGAATCCAAAGGCATGCACACTCATCGTCCGCGGTGGAACAGAGCATGTTGTAGACGAGCTTGACCGTGCATTAGAGGATGCATTACGTGTAGTATCAGTTGCAGTCGAAGACAAGAAGTTTGTCGCAGGCGGAGGAGCACCTGAAGTTGAGCTGTCACTCAGGCTCAGAGAATTTGCAGCAACACAGGAAGGACGTGCACAGCTTGCAATTGAGGCATTTGCCGGTGCACTTGAAATCATTCCACGCACACTTGCAGAAAACGCAGGTCTTGACCCGATTGACATGCTTGTTGAACTCCGTTCAGAGCACGAAAACGGCCATAAAACCTACGGTCTTAATGTATTTGAGGCAAAAGCAGTTGACATGCTCGAAGTAGGCGTTATTGAGCCAATGCGTGTTAAAACACAGGCAATTGCATCTGCAGCAGAAGCGGCAGTTATGATTTTAAGAATCGATGATGTCATCGCCGCTTCCAAGATGGGAGGCGGTGGCGCACCATCACCTGAAGAGATGGCCGCAATGGGCGGCATGGGTGGAATGGGCGGAATGCCACCCGGCATGATGTAA
- a CDS encoding helix-turn-helix transcriptional regulator, whose product METKIREFRARKNMTQAELAEVVGVRRETIVFLEKGKYNPSLKLAHDVSKALDTTIEELFIFD is encoded by the coding sequence ATGGAGACTAAAATACGCGAGTTCCGTGCGAGAAAAAATATGACCCAGGCGGAGCTTGCCGAAGTTGTCGGAGTCAGAAGAGAAACAATTGTCTTTTTGGAGAAGGGAAAATACAATCCATCACTGAAACTTGCACATGATGTTTCAAAAGCACTGGATACGACAATTGAAGAGCTTTTTATCTTTGATTGA
- a CDS encoding C1 family peptidase: protein MKSAQYFLLIICIIVIIFLSLVFISSQEESPCTSCSPPAGIKVDGIALEALLSGDMNYFRQVDPRDIGRAMDISIYSADDITGQADYLESMFESDNSSDEYADSAMDFQTGVVLALQEANKNTPRYSPREYLAGNLPLNLSLLDSFAYLPSEWDQTGGSPDHCGNCWVWADTGALQMELFRQKGIRDPLSVQYFTSSYHNGTGIWACCGGSPVFFADFYNITKKAIPLSNTNTSFADSATMCEKGESTSVPASTIQTTPYYPIEETHAEMIATNAVYEEEDISKETAIHSIKSALASGSAVVIIYTPDNWDSFMSFWENENESAIFRPESKAGAIGNDGGHVMLILGYNDTPLKDDNYWLVLNSWGAPENRPDGTFKLDMDLDYSMQNPDGANTFEFYVQNVTWGGGISGL, encoded by the coding sequence ATGAAATCTGCACAGTATTTTCTACTGATTATATGTATCATAGTAATAATTTTCTTATCACTTGTTTTTATATCCTCTCAGGAGGAGAGTCCGTGCACTTCATGTTCTCCACCTGCCGGTATAAAAGTGGATGGTATTGCCCTTGAGGCCCTGCTGTCGGGTGATATGAATTATTTCCGGCAGGTTGACCCCCGCGATATCGGAAGGGCTATGGATATCAGCATTTATAGTGCTGATGACATAACCGGACAGGCAGATTACCTGGAAAGTATGTTTGAATCAGATAATTCATCTGATGAATATGCAGACTCTGCGATGGATTTTCAGACCGGTGTTGTGCTTGCATTGCAGGAGGCAAACAAAAATACACCGCGTTATTCTCCCCGGGAATATTTGGCAGGAAATCTTCCGCTGAATCTTTCACTTCTTGACAGTTTTGCATACTTACCGTCGGAATGGGATCAGACCGGAGGGTCGCCGGATCACTGTGGAAACTGCTGGGTATGGGCTGATACCGGCGCTCTTCAGATGGAGCTTTTCAGGCAAAAAGGCATCAGGGACCCCCTTTCTGTACAGTACTTTACATCCTCATACCACAACGGAACAGGGATTTGGGCCTGTTGCGGTGGAAGTCCGGTATTTTTTGCAGATTTTTATAATATAACAAAAAAGGCCATTCCTCTGTCAAACACGAATACATCATTTGCAGACTCCGCAACAATGTGTGAGAAGGGTGAATCCACATCAGTTCCGGCATCTACAATACAGACAACTCCATACTATCCCATCGAAGAGACGCATGCCGAGATGATTGCAACAAATGCAGTTTATGAAGAAGAGGACATCTCCAAAGAAACTGCAATTCATTCAATAAAATCCGCACTTGCATCCGGCAGTGCGGTTGTTATAATCTATACTCCGGACAACTGGGACTCATTTATGTCATTTTGGGAAAACGAAAATGAATCCGCAATTTTCAGGCCTGAATCAAAAGCAGGTGCAATAGGAAACGACGGCGGGCATGTCATGCTTATTCTTGGTTATAATGATACACCCTTAAAAGACGACAATTACTGGCTGGTGCTAAACAGCTGGGGAGCACCTGAAAACAGGCCGGACGGGACATTTAAGCTCGATATGGATCTTGATTATTCGATGCAGAATCCGGACGGAGCGAACACCTTTGAATTTTATGTGCAGAATGTAACATGGGGCGGGGGGATTTCAGGACTTTGA
- a CDS encoding pyridoxamine 5'-phosphate oxidase family protein, whose amino-acid sequence MVKLNAEVKEAFLKSKVIPLATASKDNVPNVAPMASLYLKDDETIWILNNYMNKTATNIKETKKAAVYIYGEGIKGCFQIKGDAELISTGADYEEAKKMFLAKKPNFPAKELLIIKITDVFNCSPGQGAGDKIL is encoded by the coding sequence AGAGGCCTTTTTAAAATCAAAAGTTATACCTCTTGCAACAGCATCAAAAGATAATGTACCAAATGTTGCACCAATGGCATCATTATACTTAAAAGACGATGAAACAATCTGGATTTTAAACAATTACATGAACAAGACCGCCACTAACATAAAAGAGACAAAAAAAGCCGCTGTTTACATTTATGGTGAGGGGATTAAGGGATGCTTCCAAATAAAAGGTGATGCGGAACTTATTTCAACAGGTGCTGATTACGAAGAGGCAAAGAAGATGTTTCTCGCAAAAAAGCCTAATTTCCCTGCAAAAGAACTCCTTATAATTAAAATCACCGATGTCTTCAACTGCAGTCCCGGTCAGGGCGCCGGCGATAAAATTCTTTAA